A DNA window from Bos indicus x Bos taurus breed Angus x Brahman F1 hybrid chromosome 16, Bos_hybrid_MaternalHap_v2.0, whole genome shotgun sequence contains the following coding sequences:
- the LOC113906870 gene encoding small integral membrane protein 20 has protein sequence MSRNLRTALIFGGFISLIGAAFYPIYFRPLMRLEEYKKEQAINRAGIVQEDVQPPGLKVWSDPFGRK, from the coding sequence ATGTCCCGGAACCTGCGCACTGCTCTCATTTTCGGCGGCTTCATCTCCCTGATCGGCGCCGCCTTCTACCCCATCTACTTCCGGCCCTTAATGCGGCTGGAGGAGTACAAGAAGGAACAAGCCATAAATCGAGCTGGTATTGTTCAAGAAGACGTGCAGCCACCAGGGTTGAAAGTGTGGTCGGATCCATTTGGCCGGAAATGA